In the Desulforhopalus sp. genome, one interval contains:
- the ilvC gene encoding ketol-acid reductoisomerase, which yields MGENYFNTLPLRRQIEELSKCRFMDVEEFDGVEYLRGKKIVIVGCGAQGLNQGLNLRDSGLDVAYALRQAAITEKRQSWKNATSNDFKVGTYEELIPSADLVINLTPDKQHTKVVSAVMPLMKKGACLSYSHGFNIVEEGMKIREDLTVIMVAPKAPGTEVRQEYKRGFGVPTLIAVHGENDPNGEGWDIAKAYCCATGGDKAGVLESSFVAEVKSDLMGEQTILCGMLQTGSLLCYDKMIEQGIDAGYAAKLVQNGWEVITESLKLGGITAMMDRLANPAKIKTYILAEELKNILRPLFEKHMDDIASGHFSKTMMADWANDDANLLKWRKETGETAFERAPSTSVEIKEQEYYDKGLLMIAMVKAGVELAFDTMVSCGIKEESAYYESLHEVPLIANTIARKKLYEMNVVISDTAEYGNYLFANAAVPLLKDFMNTVDTDVIGKGLDLVDNGVDNLDLIQVNEGIRYTVIEEVGEELRSHMSAMKPIM from the coding sequence ATGGGTGAAAATTACTTTAATACCTTGCCGCTGCGTCGGCAGATAGAGGAATTGTCGAAGTGTCGTTTTATGGACGTGGAGGAGTTCGACGGCGTTGAATACCTGCGCGGCAAGAAGATTGTCATCGTTGGTTGCGGTGCCCAGGGGCTGAACCAGGGACTCAATCTCCGCGACAGCGGCCTTGATGTCGCCTATGCCCTCAGGCAGGCGGCAATCACCGAAAAGCGTCAATCCTGGAAGAATGCCACCAGCAATGATTTTAAGGTCGGCACCTATGAAGAGCTCATTCCCTCCGCCGACTTGGTGATTAATCTGACCCCCGACAAGCAGCATACCAAGGTTGTCTCTGCTGTCATGCCGCTGATGAAAAAAGGCGCCTGCCTTTCCTATTCCCACGGCTTCAATATTGTTGAAGAGGGTATGAAGATCCGCGAGGATTTAACGGTTATCATGGTTGCCCCGAAGGCCCCCGGCACTGAGGTCCGTCAGGAATATAAGCGCGGTTTCGGCGTGCCAACCCTCATCGCCGTGCACGGTGAAAACGATCCGAACGGCGAGGGCTGGGATATCGCCAAGGCCTACTGCTGCGCCACCGGCGGCGATAAGGCCGGCGTTTTGGAGTCCTCCTTTGTCGCTGAGGTGAAATCCGATCTCATGGGCGAGCAGACCATTCTCTGCGGCATGCTGCAGACCGGTTCGCTGCTTTGTTATGACAAGATGATCGAGCAGGGCATCGACGCCGGCTACGCCGCCAAGCTGGTGCAGAACGGCTGGGAGGTGATCACCGAATCCCTGAAACTGGGCGGCATCACGGCGATGATGGATCGGCTTGCCAACCCGGCCAAGATCAAGACCTATATCCTCGCCGAAGAACTGAAGAATATCCTCCGGCCCTTGTTTGAAAAGCATATGGACGACATCGCCTCCGGCCATTTCTCGAAGACGATGATGGCCGATTGGGCCAACGATGACGCTAACCTCCTCAAATGGCGCAAGGAAACCGGGGAGACCGCTTTCGAGCGGGCGCCATCCACTAGCGTTGAAATTAAGGAACAGGAATACTATGACAAAGGCCTGCTGATGATCGCCATGGTCAAGGCCGGGGTGGAACTGGCCTTTGATACTATGGTCAGTTGCGGCATTAAAGAGGAATCCGCCTACTATGAGTCCCTGCACGAGGTACCGCTCATTGCCAATACCATCGCCAGAAAGAAACTCTACGAGATGAACGTGGTCATCTCCGACACCGCCGAGTATGGCAACTATCTCTTTGCCAACGCCGCTGTGCCCCTCCTCAAAGATTTTATGAATACCGTTGATACCGATGTTATTGGTAAAGGCCTTGATCTGGTTGATAACGGGGTTGATAATCTCGATCTTATCCAGGTCAACGAGGGAATCCGCTATACCGTCATTGAGGAGGTGGGGGAAGAGCTTCGTTCGCATATGAGTGCGATGAAGCCGATTATGTAA
- a CDS encoding helix-hairpin-helix domain-containing protein, whose amino-acid sequence MKALHLFVAVLFTFTLCFTAVSGNVLAATDKKEVVAPVDKAEAPVKVAPSDKGGAVKAAKGIPKDVNINTADKDTLVLLPGVGPATAEAILAYRKENGNFKSVDELVKVKGIGDKSLAKIKPFLQTL is encoded by the coding sequence ATGAAAGCTTTGCATCTGTTCGTGGCTGTACTTTTCACCTTCACCCTGTGTTTCACCGCGGTATCCGGCAATGTTTTGGCGGCAACCGACAAAAAAGAGGTCGTTGCCCCTGTTGACAAGGCCGAGGCACCTGTGAAGGTTGCGCCAAGCGATAAAGGCGGTGCGGTCAAAGCTGCTAAGGGAATTCCCAAGGACGTCAACATCAATACAGCCGATAAGGATACCCTGGTTCTCTTACCGGGCGTCGGTCCTGCGACTGCCGAGGCAATCCTCGCCTATCGCAAGGAAAACGGCAATTTCAAGAGCGTTGATGAACTGGTTAAGGTGAAGGGAATTGGCGATAAAAGCCTGGCAAAAATAAAGCCCTTCCTACAAACCCTGTAA
- a CDS encoding rubredoxin yields MQKWECPCGYIYDPAEGDFEHGVEPGTPWENVPDDWVCPKCGAAKEDFWKYA; encoded by the coding sequence ATGCAGAAATGGGAATGTCCTTGTGGTTACATTTACGATCCGGCGGAAGGTGATTTTGAGCATGGAGTTGAACCAGGCACACCCTGGGAAAATGTCCCCGACGATTGGGTTTGTCCAAAATGTGGCGCCGCCAAGGAGGATTTCTGGAAGTATGCGTAG
- a CDS encoding M14/M99 family metallopeptidase, with translation MLNLLCILNISLSFFRHPLGIRTSIREYFQGATFPSTALWLVTCGIVTLGTTLHCATSSADTYQHQSLHDVHLANTEHELHIYRIYGKEPGKTIMLVGGIQGDEPGGYLTADLYADISLKKGNLIVVPRANFYSILLNQRDGLTGDMNRKFSEKSDADKNMEQEIVTILKKLIGEADCLLNLHEGSGFYNQEWKSDIENPDRFGQSIIFDAKTYFSDKKQTTINLESLAKQVVEKVNQQIDNNRYHFQPNNHDTISETTRHLEQRKSATYYALTQEGIPAFGVETSKSIKSNSAKVGFQKLVINAFMEEFGIIPETPGLHSENTKLDYVLVRVNGGLPYAVSNGADLPIDSGDEVIVTDIIANFNRGLTADFVNMGNHNDTKLPFHIASPTKVLIRKDAETCGFINIVIKSGKTQTTDVSQGPKNKMSPGKSAPSSKQQDNLPVELRAEKLLLNVNGELVAVSEGEEIVVSRDKLLIIRGVRTNISKLDNQIMANLKGFSPSKAKNDGNDINYPLYPQHDLLSRFSEDKKGLRYPINATYNNKEIGSFWLKLN, from the coding sequence ATGTTAAATTTATTATGTATTTTAAATATTTCCTTGTCATTTTTCCGCCATCCACTGGGGATAAGAACGAGTATTCGGGAATATTTTCAAGGTGCAACCTTCCCATCCACGGCTCTTTGGCTGGTCACCTGCGGAATCGTTACCCTTGGTACAACACTCCATTGCGCGACGAGCTCTGCCGACACCTACCAACACCAAAGCCTTCATGACGTCCACCTCGCCAACACCGAACACGAATTGCATATTTACCGGATTTATGGCAAGGAGCCTGGCAAGACCATCATGCTTGTCGGCGGGATTCAGGGAGATGAACCGGGGGGATATTTGACCGCCGACCTGTACGCCGATATCAGTTTAAAAAAAGGCAACCTCATCGTCGTCCCCCGAGCTAACTTCTACTCCATTTTGCTGAACCAGCGTGACGGCCTGACCGGTGATATGAACCGCAAATTCTCAGAGAAATCTGATGCCGACAAAAACATGGAACAGGAAATTGTCACCATTTTAAAGAAATTAATCGGCGAAGCGGACTGCCTACTCAACCTCCACGAGGGATCGGGTTTTTACAATCAAGAATGGAAGAGTGACATAGAGAATCCTGATCGATTCGGACAATCGATCATCTTTGATGCAAAAACCTATTTCAGTGACAAAAAACAAACCACGATCAACCTAGAGTCCCTCGCCAAACAGGTTGTCGAAAAGGTCAACCAGCAGATTGATAACAACCGTTACCACTTCCAGCCCAATAATCACGACACTATCTCCGAAACCACACGCCACCTCGAACAACGCAAATCGGCGACCTATTACGCCCTTACCCAGGAGGGAATTCCGGCTTTTGGTGTGGAAACATCGAAATCAATAAAGTCCAATTCGGCCAAGGTCGGTTTTCAGAAATTGGTGATCAATGCCTTTATGGAAGAATTTGGCATCATCCCGGAAACCCCTGGTCTCCACTCTGAAAATACTAAACTGGACTATGTCCTGGTGCGAGTCAATGGTGGCTTGCCCTATGCCGTATCAAACGGCGCAGACCTGCCAATCGATAGCGGGGATGAGGTTATTGTGACCGATATAATTGCCAATTTTAACAGGGGACTGACTGCTGATTTTGTTAATATGGGGAATCATAATGATACCAAATTACCCTTCCACATCGCATCGCCGACAAAGGTGCTTATCCGTAAGGATGCCGAGACCTGTGGCTTCATCAACATTGTCATCAAATCCGGAAAGACACAAACCACCGATGTCAGCCAGGGCCCCAAAAATAAGATGAGCCCCGGCAAGAGTGCGCCTTCTTCCAAGCAGCAAGACAATCTTCCGGTCGAACTTCGCGCCGAAAAATTGTTGCTGAATGTCAACGGCGAATTGGTCGCCGTTTCCGAGGGAGAAGAAATCGTTGTTTCCAGAGATAAACTTTTAATTATCCGAGGAGTACGAACAAATATCAGCAAGCTCGACAATCAGATCATGGCCAATTTAAAAGGCTTCTCCCCGTCCAAAGCCAAAAATGACGGCAACGACATCAATTATCCTCTTTACCCTCAGCATGATTTGTTATCTCGCTTTTCCGAGGATAAAAAGGGCCTTCGCTATCCCATCAATGCCACCTACAACAACAAGGAAATCGGGAGCTTCTGGCTTAAACTCAATTAA
- a CDS encoding L,D-transpeptidase has protein sequence MLSKPSFSVSTRHIPVFTEGSEHNTGIFFDLLPIRRQHIANPSRTVLISENSNDLKLLQYIMRLDSHPFLLSTMLAVFLLFASVLHPQAQTAEPAEQLQLFFYLPDGPSHFLVVEKKHQRLKLFEQKDGLRMLKEFPCATGENAGTKKTSGDARTPEGIYHITEIYEDKRITVFGSRAFHLDYPNAFDTHAGRLGDGIFIHGTNKKLIANSTNGCITLNNTDLDELAPYLTVNSIPIIILDTESELVLGDNLLLQKNSPQFKDALEKLSVNPGKVPIDNIKSLSYIKRGEQIVVSVHYTLFDDKLTQYSERKRAYLAQLPSGNLRTLYAVQQQDTTPKILAVRPTKTDLVEKANADTMVVAENSSPKPTVPAVKPVVPATKPAPVLAKSNDPGSKSTRPSGAKPAAEKGQDKNQDLLVFVEKWRAAWVAKDIDSYINCYSPSFKSGNLNRQEWRAKKQYLNQKYKYITVNIRDVSIEWTPVGANVTFQQIYKSDQIQSSGTKTLQLVNKKNRWMIENEII, from the coding sequence TTGCTTTCCAAACCATCTTTTTCGGTTTCCACAAGGCATATACCTGTATTCACAGAGGGCTCTGAGCATAACACCGGGATCTTTTTCGATCTTTTGCCAATCAGAAGGCAACATATTGCGAATCCTTCCCGAACTGTATTAATTTCTGAAAACAGTAACGATTTAAAATTATTGCAATATATTATGAGATTAGATAGCCATCCTTTTTTGTTGTCAACTATGCTTGCCGTTTTTCTCCTTTTTGCAAGCGTGTTGCATCCGCAGGCACAAACCGCCGAACCTGCGGAACAGCTGCAATTGTTCTTTTACCTCCCCGATGGCCCCTCCCACTTTCTGGTCGTCGAGAAAAAACATCAACGCCTTAAACTTTTTGAACAAAAAGACGGATTGCGGATGCTCAAGGAATTCCCCTGTGCAACCGGTGAAAATGCCGGCACAAAAAAGACCAGCGGTGACGCTCGAACACCTGAAGGCATCTACCATATTACTGAAATCTACGAAGATAAACGAATCACCGTATTCGGTAGCCGCGCCTTTCACCTTGATTATCCAAACGCCTTTGATACCCACGCTGGACGTCTTGGAGACGGCATCTTCATCCACGGCACGAACAAAAAACTTATTGCCAACAGTACAAACGGTTGCATAACTCTTAACAATACTGATCTGGATGAACTGGCTCCCTACCTTACCGTCAATTCAATCCCCATCATTATCCTCGACACCGAGTCGGAACTCGTCCTCGGCGACAATCTACTTCTACAGAAAAACAGTCCCCAATTCAAAGACGCACTTGAAAAACTGTCTGTTAATCCTGGAAAAGTCCCCATCGACAACATTAAGTCCCTTTCGTACATCAAACGCGGTGAACAAATCGTCGTCTCGGTCCACTACACCCTGTTTGACGACAAACTCACCCAATACAGTGAGCGGAAACGCGCTTACCTTGCGCAGCTGCCCTCTGGTAACTTGCGTACACTGTATGCCGTCCAACAGCAGGATACCACACCGAAGATTCTCGCTGTGCGTCCGACAAAAACCGACCTTGTCGAAAAAGCCAATGCAGATACTATGGTTGTCGCTGAAAATAGCAGTCCTAAACCAACCGTTCCGGCAGTGAAACCGGTCGTTCCAGCGACCAAGCCCGCCCCCGTCCTGGCTAAAAGTAACGATCCAGGCAGTAAGTCAACTCGACCATCAGGGGCAAAACCAGCTGCCGAAAAAGGCCAAGATAAAAATCAAGATCTGCTGGTTTTTGTGGAAAAATGGCGAGCCGCGTGGGTTGCCAAAGACATCGATTCCTATATCAATTGCTACAGCCCCTCCTTTAAAAGCGGCAATCTGAACAGGCAGGAATGGCGGGCCAAGAAGCAGTATTTAAATCAGAAATATAAGTATATCACCGTAAATATACGCGACGTATCCATCGAATGGACACCTGTAGGAGCCAATGTCACCTTTCAGCAAATATACAAATCCGATCAAATCCAGAGCAGCGGCACCAAAACGCTGCAACTGGTTAACAAGAAAAATCGTTGGATGATCGAAAACGAGATCATCTAA
- a CDS encoding DUF4388 domain-containing protein gives MTMNQDYIPFSEIILEIGKICKQKATGTLFVSTSDNRSAQIMLDRGEIVFVFFSGKRGQEALMLMSKIEEGRFRFQEGGVVARRMALPSNQEILQALSGAPSQSVTSSWAAPAVPEKKAPTGGGLSAEQKSVLEACMADCIGPMAAIICEDHFSSIGDLKSAIEALAEEIPSAAQAKKFREMVAERLG, from the coding sequence ATGACTATGAACCAGGATTATATTCCTTTCTCTGAAATTATTCTCGAAATTGGCAAGATATGTAAGCAGAAAGCAACCGGTACATTGTTTGTGTCGACGAGTGACAACCGCAGTGCCCAAATCATGCTCGATAGAGGTGAGATTGTCTTCGTCTTCTTTTCAGGCAAACGTGGCCAGGAGGCCCTCATGCTGATGTCAAAGATTGAAGAGGGCCGCTTTCGATTTCAAGAGGGAGGAGTTGTGGCGCGCCGTATGGCGTTGCCGTCCAACCAGGAGATTCTTCAAGCATTGAGTGGCGCCCCCAGTCAGAGTGTCACCTCTTCCTGGGCAGCGCCGGCAGTGCCAGAAAAAAAGGCCCCTACCGGAGGCGGTCTGAGTGCCGAGCAGAAAAGCGTTCTCGAGGCCTGCATGGCCGATTGTATTGGCCCCATGGCTGCAATAATCTGCGAGGACCATTTCAGTTCGATAGGGGATCTGAAATCTGCCATCGAGGCCCTGGCCGAGGAGATACCTTCTGCCGCACAGGCCAAGAAATTTAGGGAGATGGTTGCCGAACGTCTGGGGTAA
- a CDS encoding PAS domain S-box protein, with protein sequence MSTANSLSVENLGRITILQSMVTLMPSQTSMLDFVCQGLKGVAGIKKLSYRFGCQTSPPSVSATQISPMTRILPVKYKTVTYAELYLEIAESDVFEPYVPFLQNFTNMLGVVFEEKAQRTLNEALMADLEQRVVERTMELQEKQEDLRITLNSIGDAVISANIESKVTNMNPVAEALTGWVAEEALGVDLSTVFRIVNTHTLQPAPDPVKSVLASGKVVDLANHTSLISKSGVHYQIADSAAPILDNTGNIRGVVLVFRDVTDEYRVAEELVASEEKYRRIVEETSDLITRTDETGRFTYVNHCAERIFGFPPEECLGKSAFAFIHPEDLEKTEKWFSDCTNHHLLRSSFENRQINQITQEVFHLLWTCNFHYADNGNLRLVHGVAHDITERKRIEEEKSRLESQLLQAKKMESVGQLAGGVAHDFNNMLGVILGHTEMIMEQLDPSQPLYADLQEIHKAASRSTDITRQLLAFARRQTIAPRVIDLNDTIEGMLKMLRRLIGEDIDLAWLPGSGLWPVKMDPSQIDQILANLCVNARAAIAGVGKLTVETSNSTFTKEYCGEHAGFVSGDYARITVSDNGCGMDKETLAHIFEPFFTTKGVGEGTGLGLATVYGAVRQNNGFVNVYSEPGQGTTFTIYLPRHSSQAEPKQTADLPTLPERGNETILVVEDEPVLLKMTTTMLQHLGYTVLTAATPHDAINLVGNHARDIHLLLTDVVMPGMNGRDLAKKLLQNNPHLRCLFMSGYTSDVITLQGILDEGIQFIQKPFSKHDLASKLRTIFEKN encoded by the coding sequence ATGAGCACCGCCAATAGCCTTTCGGTCGAAAATCTCGGGCGAATCACCATACTGCAGAGTATGGTTACCCTCATGCCAAGCCAGACATCGATGCTCGATTTCGTTTGTCAGGGGCTCAAGGGGGTGGCTGGCATAAAGAAATTGTCGTACCGATTCGGTTGCCAGACTTCTCCTCCATCAGTCAGCGCCACCCAAATTTCCCCGATGACCAGGATTCTTCCGGTTAAATACAAGACAGTTACCTATGCGGAGTTGTATCTCGAAATTGCTGAAAGCGATGTCTTTGAGCCGTATGTGCCATTTTTACAGAATTTCACCAACATGCTCGGCGTGGTTTTTGAAGAAAAGGCCCAGAGAACACTCAATGAGGCCCTTATGGCCGATTTGGAGCAGCGGGTGGTGGAAAGAACCATGGAACTCCAGGAGAAACAGGAAGATCTGCGCATCACCCTCAATTCCATTGGTGATGCGGTAATCTCTGCGAATATAGAAAGTAAAGTCACCAACATGAATCCGGTCGCCGAGGCCTTGACCGGATGGGTGGCTGAAGAGGCCTTGGGAGTCGATCTGTCCACGGTTTTCCGCATTGTCAATACCCACACCTTGCAACCGGCCCCCGACCCAGTCAAAAGCGTATTGGCCTCAGGAAAAGTAGTCGATCTTGCCAATCATACCTCGCTCATTTCAAAATCCGGGGTTCACTATCAGATTGCCGATTCTGCGGCACCTATTCTTGATAATACTGGAAATATTCGTGGTGTAGTCCTGGTCTTTCGAGATGTAACAGACGAATATCGGGTTGCCGAGGAACTTGTAGCCAGCGAGGAGAAATATCGGAGGATTGTCGAAGAAACCAGTGATCTGATTACCAGAACTGATGAAACTGGCCGATTTACCTATGTAAACCATTGCGCGGAAAGGATTTTCGGATTTCCACCAGAGGAATGTCTTGGAAAATCTGCTTTCGCCTTTATCCATCCGGAAGACCTGGAAAAAACAGAAAAATGGTTTAGCGATTGTACAAACCACCACCTCCTGCGAAGCTCATTTGAAAATCGCCAAATCAACCAAATCACCCAGGAAGTTTTTCACTTACTGTGGACCTGCAACTTCCATTATGCTGATAATGGCAACCTGCGGCTCGTGCATGGTGTAGCCCACGACATCACTGAGCGAAAACGCATTGAAGAGGAAAAGTCACGACTTGAAAGTCAGTTGCTACAGGCTAAGAAGATGGAGTCGGTTGGCCAGCTTGCCGGGGGAGTAGCACACGACTTTAACAACATGCTCGGCGTTATCCTTGGCCACACGGAAATGATCATGGAGCAGCTTGATCCCTCTCAACCCCTGTATGCCGACCTACAAGAAATCCATAAGGCCGCCAGCCGATCCACCGATATTACCAGACAGTTACTCGCTTTTGCCCGCAGACAAACAATTGCCCCAAGGGTAATAGACCTCAACGACACCATTGAGGGTATGCTGAAAATGCTCCGCCGGCTCATAGGCGAGGATATCGATCTTGCATGGTTGCCCGGCTCCGGCCTGTGGCCCGTCAAGATGGACCCATCGCAAATTGACCAGATTCTTGCTAACCTCTGCGTTAATGCCCGGGCCGCCATTGCCGGAGTCGGTAAGCTCACGGTTGAAACGAGCAACAGCACCTTTACAAAAGAATACTGCGGCGAACACGCAGGCTTTGTATCCGGAGACTATGCCCGAATAACTGTGAGTGACAATGGCTGTGGCATGGATAAAGAGACATTGGCTCATATTTTCGAGCCATTTTTTACCACCAAGGGAGTAGGAGAGGGAACAGGCCTCGGGCTCGCCACCGTGTACGGTGCCGTGCGGCAAAACAACGGATTCGTTAATGTTTACAGCGAGCCAGGTCAGGGAACCACTTTTACAATTTACTTGCCCCGGCACAGTAGTCAGGCAGAACCAAAACAGACTGCAGACTTACCCACCCTCCCCGAAAGAGGTAACGAGACTATCCTTGTGGTTGAGGACGAGCCGGTGCTTCTGAAGATGACCACGACCATGCTCCAGCATCTTGGCTACACCGTGCTGACAGCAGCCACACCACATGACGCGATCAACCTCGTTGGCAATCACGCAAGAGACATACACCTGCTCCTCACCGATGTCGTGATGCCGGGAATGAACGGCCGAGACCTGGCCAAAAAGCTGTTGCAAAACAATCCGCATCTCAGATGCCTGTTCATGTCGGGATACACTTCAGATGTTATCACTCTGCAGGGTATTCTTGATGAGGGCATTCAGTTTATTCAGAAGCCATTCTCAAAACATGATCTGGCAAGTAAGCTCAGGACGATCTTTGAGAAAAACTGA
- a CDS encoding MEDS domain-containing protein, whose amino-acid sequence MNHNHPEVSLGFTAEKVPIGTHLCLVFTSEEERVDSLLKFLLSGLQAGERTACFSGRLTEDQIRAYLHTNNISYDDRKAQNAIIFGGTREVYFKDGVFDPDRMLEILTTYYNDALAMGFHAARVIGEMTPEVQQVPGGERLLEYESRVSMLLRDHPVTAVCQYDANLFDGATILEVLKVHPQMIVNGSVINNPFYIEPEDYLQGDGSDEHRQ is encoded by the coding sequence ATGAACCACAACCACCCAGAGGTATCCCTTGGTTTTACAGCGGAAAAAGTTCCTATCGGGACCCACTTGTGCCTGGTTTTCACCAGCGAGGAAGAGCGAGTCGACTCGCTTCTCAAATTTCTCCTTTCCGGTCTCCAAGCAGGTGAACGCACCGCATGTTTTTCTGGAAGACTGACTGAAGATCAAATCAGGGCGTATCTGCACACCAACAATATCTCCTACGATGACCGGAAGGCACAAAACGCCATCATTTTCGGGGGAACACGAGAGGTATATTTTAAGGATGGGGTTTTTGACCCTGATCGCATGCTGGAGATACTTACCACGTACTATAACGACGCACTGGCAATGGGCTTTCATGCCGCCAGAGTTATCGGCGAGATGACTCCGGAGGTGCAGCAGGTTCCCGGCGGAGAGCGTCTTCTTGAATACGAATCGCGGGTGAGCATGCTGCTGAGGGATCATCCAGTCACCGCAGTTTGTCAGTATGATGCCAACTTGTTTGATGGGGCGACGATTCTCGAAGTACTCAAGGTTCACCCGCAGATGATTGTAAACGGCAGTGTAATCAACAATCCTTTTTATATCGAGCCGGAAGACTATCTGCAGGGAGACGGATCCGATGAGCACCGCCAATAG